The following coding sequences lie in one Capsicum annuum cultivar UCD-10X-F1 chromosome 5, UCD10Xv1.1, whole genome shotgun sequence genomic window:
- the LOC107872018 gene encoding uncharacterized mitochondrial protein AtMg00810-like — protein sequence MLEITTELENATEIKTHATENEQHAVGNEEPESLSSGHTNSDYHDSGTTGRLFLIYFKKKVVTVIMLIYVDDIVLTENNEEFIQTLITQLSLEFVLKDLGKLHYFLGLEVQYFPGGITPSQGKYTKYLLNRAKLIESSHFNTPMALKSQPTPEDSKVVNAEEYRSLVGALQYLTYTRSDIVQAVNKVCQKLNKPTEGDMKAVKRIFFYLRGTIYYGIKFLAQSPLKLYGFCDADWEGCPNTRRSTAGYCIYLGANCIS from the exons ATGTTAGAGATCACTACTGAATTGGAAAATGCGACAGAAATCAAAACTCATGCAACAGAAAATGAACAACACGCAGTTGGCAATGAAGAACCAGAATCTTTGAGTAGTGGACATACAAACTCCGACTACCATGATTCTGGAACAACT GGTAGACtcttccttatttattttaagaaaaaagttgttACTGTGATCATGCTAATTTATGTCGATGATATTGTGCTTACAGAAAACAATGAAGAGTTTATACAGACATTAATAACTCAACTCAGCTTAGAATTTGTATTGAAAGACTTGGGAAAATTACATTACTTTCTTGGTCTAGAAGTACAATATTTTCCAGGAGGCATTACTCCTTCACAAGGCAAGTACACGAAATATCTTCTCAATCGAGCAAAACTTATAGAAAGTTCTCATTTCAATACACCAATGGCATTGAAATCACAACCAACACCAGAGGACTCAAAGGTAGTTAATGCAGAGGAATATCGAAGTCTAGTCGGTGCACTTCAATATCTAACGTATACACGTTCTGACATTGTCCAAGCAGTCAATAAAGTatgtcaaaaattaaataagccAACAGAAGGTGACATGAAAGcggtaaagagaatttttttctatCTCAGAGGAACAATATACTATGGAATCAAATTTCTTGCTCAAAGTCCTCTAAAGctatatggattttgtgacgCTGATTGGGAAGGTTGTCCGAACACTAGAAGAAGTACTGCTGGGTATTGTATATATCTAGGAGCTAATTGCATCTCTTAG